A stretch of DNA from Leptospira bouyouniensis:
CAACAATCAAACCTTCCTTATTGGAAAGGATATGCATTTCGTTATAAATAAACTATGCCACGAAAATTCGATTCTGAAATTTATATCTCCCCTAATGATGAGTGGATCTTCCGAGGGAATCCCATTGAAAAAGAAGAAATCCTCACATATTTTCGCAATAACTTACACGGAAATGAAAAAGGAGTCTATATTGAAAATACTTTCGGTGAACTTTCCGAGCATGGTTACATCAAAATCGATGGATTTCCATGCCATGTATTACATATAGAAGTTTCTGAAAGTGAGATTATCTTCCTCACAGATGATGGTCGTAGTTATCCGTTTGGGGAATTTGAGATCTACGAAACAAAAGACGGCGGAATTTTAGGTCTTCGTTCTTCGGAGGAAAAAATCAAATACCGATTCACTTGGAATGCAGCAAAAGAATTGTCAGATCTTTTGACAGACGAGGATGGAATTACGTATTTGGATTGGAAGGGTGTGAAAATGGAGATCCCTAAATATACAGGAGAGGTAGTTGTTCCTCTCCCCACTGACTACAGTTAATTGGAAGGAGCTTCCTCATCGGCTTTTAGTTCCCGCCAAAGTTCATTCGCTTCCATAAAATCTTTTTTTAAGGAAAGTGCTTTGTGAAGGTATTGTAAGGACCTTTCCGGGCGGTTCCAAAGTTTGTACAGAGTTGCTAAGTTGAAATAGGAAATATGAGGGGCATCGTTTCTCTCACAACGTACTGATTTTTTTAACCAATACACAGCTTCTTTGTCATTACCCATTCTAAGCAGTAAAACACCGATTTCGTTACATGGATTGCCATATTCATGATCCAAACTAACGGCTTTGTAATACGAAGCCAAAGCATCACTCCACAAACCGAGTGCGTTTTGGACAAGTCCCAAGTAAAAATATGCTTCCTCTGATTCTTCCAATTCTAAACTGGAACGAAGGTGGAATTCGGCACGGTCTAAATCACCGATTTTAAAATGGTCTTTTGCTAAATCTAAAGAAAGTTGGAAAGAACTTGAAGACAAAGAGATCCTCACCTGTTTTCTTTCATTTTCGGATGTCTTAAAAATCTCCTTGAAAACTTATTTTTTATTTTTGCAAAAGTGAATGTAAATCCTCAGCAATTTGAGACGCACTCAAACGGTAGTGTTCTAAAATTTGGTTTCTTTCTCCATGGTGGATGGGTTCCAAAGGAAGGGCAAATGTCTTTAAAAACTTACCAATAAGAGAATTTGGAATTTCGTTCAAAAGGTAACCAGAAGCTCCTGCGTGAAGGTAACTCTCGTCTAAAATTACAAATTGTTTGGTTTTTGTGATGTAGGAATGTACAAGATCTTTGTCGTAAGGTCTTAACCAAAACAAATCAATCACGGATACAGAAATCCCTTTTGTTTTTAAAATCTCAGCAACCTGTTTGGCTATGGGTAACATAAAACCAATAGAAAGTATCAATAAATCGTTTCCCTCGGAAATCACCCTTGCCTTTGCTTTTGTGACTTGGTTTGGAGTTTCGAACTTTAACTCTCGTAAGTCGCCATTATCTTTTGGAAAACGAATCGCAATGGGATGATCCGTATAATCTTTCATAAAATGGAGGCAATCGATGATGTCTTGTGCTGAACTTGGTACTAAAATGTCCATATTGGGAAGACCAGCAAGATACCCTAAATCTGATAATCCTTGGTGGGTTTCTCCATCGGGTCCCACAATCCCTGCCCGATCGATAACAAATCTAACAGGTAAGTTCATAAGGGAAACGTCTTCTACCAACTGGTCAAGTGCTCTTGTTAGAAAGGTAGAATAGATGCACATATAAGGAATGGCGCCGCCGTTTGTCATGGCACCAGCAAAGGCAACTGAGTGTTGTTCGGCGATACCCACATCAAAAGTATGGTTTGGGTAAGTTTCGTGGTAATCACGTAAACCTGAACCTTCAATCATAGCGGGTGTGATGACTGCAATGCGTTTATCTTTGTTAGTTAAATCAATCAGAGTTTTTCCGACAATTTTTGAAAGACCAATTTTATTGGCATCGGCAGATGCCATTTTACCAGATTCTTTGTTAAACGGCGTGACTCCATGGTATTTAATTGGATCTGCTTCTGCGGGTTTGTATCCTTTCCCTTTTTGTGTGAGAACATGTAGAAGGACTGGGCCCTGAATTTTAGAGAGGTTTTGCAACATATGCACAACTCGGTTCACATCGTGCCCATCAATCGGTCCAAAGTATGTAAATCCCAAATCCTCAAAGAGTCCACCTGGACGCATCATAAAATGTTTAAAAGAAGTTTCCATATTATGGGCTAATGCCTGCAAGGCGGGCCCAATCAAAGGAATCCATTTTAAAAAACTATAAAAGGCGGTTTTTCCTTTATTGTACACTTGAGAAGATATGATTCGATTGAGATAATTGGAAATGGAGCCGACATTTTTGGAGATCGACATGTAGTTGTCATTTAAGATGACAAGCATATTCGGTTTGATATGCCCACCATGGTTCATGGCTTCCAACGCCATACCAGTGGCAATGGATGCGTCACCGATGACAGCAGCGACTTTGTAAGTTTCCCCCATTAAATCTCTGGCGCATGCTTCTCCTAAGGCTTGGGAGATGGAAGTGCCTGCGTGTCCTGTGTTGTATAAATCATATTTGGATTCTTCGCGTTTGGGAAACCCAGAGAGGCCTAACCATTTGCGCACAGTAGGTAGTTCTTTTTTGCGACCTGTAAGGATCTTATGTGGGTAAGTTTGGTGACCAACGTCCCAAATGATTTTATCTTTTGGGGTTTGGAAGACATAGTGGAGGGCTACTGTGAGTTCCACAACTCCGAGGTTACTTGCAAAATGCCCCCCCACATCCGAGAGGGTGTCGATGATGTATTCCCTGACGTCATGGCAGACGGCAGGGAGGTCGGTTTCCTTTAGGGTTCTAAGGTCTTCTGGGAAATTGATTTTGTCGAGATATGGATACGATGGCATTGAAACTTCATGTTGCCGCCTTTTGGAGTGGCCGCTTCATTTTCTCCATATCTTCTGGGTTTGTGATTCCAAGCAATTCGTAAATCCGAACAGGTTGGGTTTTTCCTTTTACGCGCACCAAATCGAGTTCTCTTGTCACCACTCTGTCTTTCACTTTTTCATACGTGTATTCTGAGATGATGATATTTGTGGTGTACATTTTATTCGAACCTTCCAATCGGGAGCCTAGGTTGATCGTATCACCCATACATGTGTATTCCATCCTATGAGAGGAACCCATGTTCCCAACAACAGCTGGACCAGAGTTGAGTCCGCAACCAATGTCGATCACTGGAACGTTTCGTTCTGCCCATTTTTGTTGGAGTACTTTTAAATGATCTAGTTGGGCAAGGGCAGCTACGCATGCATAATAAGCATGGTCTTCCAAAGGTACAGGTGCACCCCAGAAAGCCATGATGGCATCACCCATGTACTTATCAATGGTTCCCTTATATTCAATGATGATGTCTGTCATCGCTGAAAGGTATTCGTTGAGTAACTTCACAAGATCCTCTGGACCCAATTGTTCAGAGATGGTTGTGAACCCGCGAACGTCAGAGAAAAAGATGGTAATTTCTCGTTTGGAACCACCAAGCGCAAGATTGTCAGGGTGTTTGAGGAGTTCATCCACAACATCCTTTGAAACGAATTTGGAGAAAGTCTGGCGGATGTATTTTACGTTTTCTTCTTCCGTTAAAATCCTAAAACCAATGATGGCCACAAATACGACGATTTGTTCGATGGTTACGGAAGGTAATACCGTGATCAAGTTGAAAGATTGGAAAATATAAAGTGCTGCGATTACATAGAGTAATAACTGAGTTAACATGATCGCAAATCCAATATGTGTTTTCACTCTTGGTTGCAAAAATCCGATCATCACACCAAGTCCAACATAAATGAGAAAAATTCCCCAGTTTGGGACTGTGGATAAAAAGTCTTGGTTTAGAATCGTATTAACTGCATGTGCGTGGTGTTCAATCCCAGACATGTCACCAAACGGAGATAAGTGGGAGTCTTTCGAAGCTCCACGACCTGTTGCATAATACATGGCAACAAGAAATATTTTGTTATTAATTTGATTGGCTTCGAGTAATTCTTGATTCCAATCATTGGTTACTTCGAAGATTTCATTTTGTTTGAATGAATACCTTCCACCCACAAAATTGATTTCCATTTGGCCTTCCCAATCAATAGGAATGACCACTTCCCTATTTTCATTCGGGACATGCATGACATCACGTTCTTCAAATTTACGTGCCTTAACATTGAATTCTCGAATAATTTTGTTTGGGATGTTCTTGAGTTTTACATAATGGCCCATGTTGACTTCAACATCGGTTTGAACATTGATTCCATAATACTGGCAAACAATGAGTAAATCGATTGAAGGGAAGTATTCCGTTTCTCTATCTCGTCCAGAATTATAAACCTTAACAACAAGTGGCATTTTTCTGTTGAGGCCTGATTCATCTTTTTTTACGTTCGCAAAACCAAGACCAGCTGATAGTTCGCCAATTGGCTCAATTGGTGGTTGGGGGAATTTCACCCAAGAAATCCCAGCATCATTTTCATCGATGACATTTTTAATTTGGAACTTTCTAAGGATATCAATTCGTTTCTCTAAATTGAGAACAGCTTCTTTCGATTCCGCACTGACTTCCATAGGGTAGTCAAATAAAACATTGCGATTTTTTTGCAATGCAGCGACCATCTCTTCTGTTTGGCCAGGTTTATAATCTACGAAGAAAATATCGAACATCAGAATGTTGTTCGATTCTTTAAACGTTTCAATGATGTCAGCGTAATAACTCCATGGGAGTGGCCAAGT
This window harbors:
- a CDS encoding adenylate/guanylate cyclase domain-containing protein gives rise to the protein MSDKESKSLSILDYLSVAVATLGSLGVIVSVLMTGWVYEYSFLIGGMLLLLASSYFVYKIIEKVSKDKQKSGAIWLSYVIAIFMYTMVNTFQPLKELEENSISFRFQFLRGTNTKTESEGDTGRIEYIQYQPPAKARKDINIIGITTESLEKLQGTWPLPWSYYADIIETFKESNNILMFDIFFVDYKPGQTEEMVAALQKNRNVLFDYPMEVSAESKEAVLNLEKRIDILRKFQIKNVIDENDAGISWVKFPQPPIEPIGELSAGLGFANVKKDESGLNRKMPLVVKVYNSGRDRETEYFPSIDLLIVCQYYGINVQTDVEVNMGHYVKLKNIPNKIIREFNVKARKFEERDVMHVPNENREVVIPIDWEGQMEINFVGGRYSFKQNEIFEVTNDWNQELLEANQINNKIFLVAMYYATGRGASKDSHLSPFGDMSGIEHHAHAVNTILNQDFLSTVPNWGIFLIYVGLGVMIGFLQPRVKTHIGFAIMLTQLLLYVIAALYIFQSFNLITVLPSVTIEQIVVFVAIIGFRILTEEENVKYIRQTFSKFVSKDVVDELLKHPDNLALGGSKREITIFFSDVRGFTTISEQLGPEDLVKLLNEYLSAMTDIIIEYKGTIDKYMGDAIMAFWGAPVPLEDHAYYACVAALAQLDHLKVLQQKWAERNVPVIDIGCGLNSGPAVVGNMGSSHRMEYTCMGDTINLGSRLEGSNKMYTTNIIISEYTYEKVKDRVVTRELDLVRVKGKTQPVRIYELLGITNPEDMEKMKRPLQKAAT
- a CDS encoding tetratricopeptide repeat protein; translated protein: MSSSSFQLSLDLAKDHFKIGDLDRAEFHLRSSLELEESEEAYFYLGLVQNALGLWSDALASYYKAVSLDHEYGNPCNEIGVLLLRMGNDKEAVYWLKKSVRCERNDAPHISYFNLATLYKLWNRPERSLQYLHKALSLKKDFMEANELWRELKADEEAPSN
- the dxs gene encoding 1-deoxy-D-xylulose-5-phosphate synthase; its protein translation is MPSYPYLDKINFPEDLRTLKETDLPAVCHDVREYIIDTLSDVGGHFASNLGVVELTVALHYVFQTPKDKIIWDVGHQTYPHKILTGRKKELPTVRKWLGLSGFPKREESKYDLYNTGHAGTSISQALGEACARDLMGETYKVAAVIGDASIATGMALEAMNHGGHIKPNMLVILNDNYMSISKNVGSISNYLNRIISSQVYNKGKTAFYSFLKWIPLIGPALQALAHNMETSFKHFMMRPGGLFEDLGFTYFGPIDGHDVNRVVHMLQNLSKIQGPVLLHVLTQKGKGYKPAEADPIKYHGVTPFNKESGKMASADANKIGLSKIVGKTLIDLTNKDKRIAVITPAMIEGSGLRDYHETYPNHTFDVGIAEQHSVAFAGAMTNGGAIPYMCIYSTFLTRALDQLVEDVSLMNLPVRFVIDRAGIVGPDGETHQGLSDLGYLAGLPNMDILVPSSAQDIIDCLHFMKDYTDHPIAIRFPKDNGDLRELKFETPNQVTKAKARVISEGNDLLILSIGFMLPIAKQVAEILKTKGISVSVIDLFWLRPYDKDLVHSYITKTKQFVILDESYLHAGASGYLLNEIPNSLIGKFLKTFALPLEPIHHGERNQILEHYRLSASQIAEDLHSLLQK